The nucleotide sequence AGAAGACGATATCTCCATGGTGCTCTCGGATCAGGCTATGCCTGGCATGACCGGCGTGGACCTCCTGACCCATATCTACCAACAGAATGAGTCCGTTATCCGAATCATTATAACCGGTTTTCTGAATACGGCGGATATCATCGCCGCTATCAACAAAGGCCATATCTATCAGTTCATCGTCAAACCCTGGGAACTTGTCCAGATGAGAATGATCCTTTCCCAGGCCAGCTATACCTGGCGACTACGCCAGGAGAACGATCAGCTCCACGAGCAGGTTATAGGGAAGAATACCCTGCTTACCCGGGCCAATGAACGGCTGCACGCCTCAAAAGAGGCCCTGCGCAACCTCTCCATCTCGCTCTTTACAGCACGAGAGGAAGAGCAGCGTCGAATTGCCATGGAGCTCCATGATGAGCTCGGGCAATCGCTGGCTGCCTTAAAGATGCAGACCCGAATCATGGAAAATGATTTTCTCACAGCTGGAAAAAAACAGCAGGAGAAGGTAAAAAGCTGGTCTGCTATTATCCGCGACAATATAAGCCAAATCATTGAGGATGTGCGCCTGCTCTCAAAAAACCTGAGCCCGGTCATTATTGAAGATCTGGGGCTGGATGCCGCACTCCAGCATCTCATTGATAATTTTACAGAAACATACAACATCTCTTGTTCTTTTCATCCTGCTCCCCTGCAGAACATCACCTCCACTAACGGAAAACGGATCGTCTATCGCCTTGTTCAGGAAAGCCTGAATAATATCTGCAACCATGCCCAGGCAACCCATATCGATTTTTCCATTAAAGTGGAAAAGGAGCTCTTTTTCATCACCCTCAAGGATAACGGCCAGGGATTCCATGTCCAAGAGGTCCTGACCCGTCCGCAAAATCGGCGCGGAATAGGCCTGACAGCCATGTCAGAACGGGTCAAAATGCTTGGTGGCAAGCTCGACATTCAGTCCCAAAAAAACCAAGGAACAACTATTTTCTTCACCATTCCCTTCGATTTTGACAAAGAAGAGAAGGCATAAGAAGAAAACACATAATATAATCCCATCCCTCCCCCTCTGGGGAGGGACAACAAAGCATGCAAGGTGATCGGACGACTCCAAGGAGTAGTCGTCGGTACTTCCATATAAATGAATAAAATATAGAGGCAATGACGGCTACAACACAATCATTTCAACATACCTTACAAGACATTACGGCAACAGCTGCCCTGGGCAAAGAGTTAGGACGAATCGCGCAACAGGGGGATGTTATCCTCCTCCACGGCGACCTGGGCGTGGGCAAGACCACCCTGACCCAGTTCATCGCCCAGGGCCTGGAGGTCCCAGCAGACCAGTATGTCTCCAGCCCCTCCTTTGCCCTGATGCATGAGTATCCTGGTCGCCTCCCCCTCTTCCATATGGACTGTTATCGCCTGACAGGAGAAGAGGATATTGAAGGGGCCGGGCTGGCCGATTATATTGGCGGCCCAGGCCTCACCATTATTGAATGGCCAGATCGGCTGGGCAGTCTCCGGCCCCAGGAACGCCTGGATCTCTTCCTGGAGGCCATTGATGAGACGACCAGGACCTGTGTCCTCCAACCGCATGGCGCAGCCTGGTGTTCCCGGATTGCAGCATTATCAAATTCATCCGCAGAACAACGGTAAAAACAGCCTGCATAGCCGCCCGGTTCCCTCTGCTTTCCCCTGGACTTTTTCGCCAACAAGATGCTACATTGTGTGCTCTTCACAAGAAGGTACGGGGAGCAACCAGTTCTCACGACGGCCTCCCGCCGCCTTTTTCTTCGCCTAAAAAAAAATAAACCGTAGACTCGTATCCCCTGAAAGAAAATGCAAAAAAACACCATCCGCCTACACAGCTGTCTCAAAGAATACACCTATGATCAGGATAAGGCCTGCACCCCAGAGCAAACCGTGGCACGCTTTCATGAACGATTAAAAGCAACAGGCCTGGACATCCTCAAAGAGGTCAAACGGATTGATACCGGCCGCCTGGACATCCCGGTCTTCTTCAGCGTCTGTGGTAAAGATGCCCTGGCAACCATCGGCACCAAGAAACAGATGGGCAAGGGCTCTACGCCTGAGCAGTCTCGGGCCAGCGCCTGTATGGAACTGGCAGAACGCTTCAGTTTTTTCTCCTTTCTCAAGGATCCAGAAAACTTCATTATTGGCGATTATCCGACCATGGAGGAAGCTGGCTACCCGGTCCTGCCGCTTGCAGCCCTGCTCCAGTCTGTCCATGACGAGGAGCGCAGCCCAGAGGAGCTGGCACAGTTACTGACCGGTCTGCCCCTGCGCTGGACCTGGGCCAGAAATATCAGCAAGGACGAGGATGTGCTGGTACCCTTTTCCTGGTTTTATGCCATTAATGAGTTTAACGGCCCCTGTGCAGGCAATACCATTGAAGAGGCGGTCCTCCAAGGCATCTCCGAGGTGGTGGAACGACATGTCTGCGCCGTGGTTGCCCGAAAAAAGCTCCGCACTCCGACCATTGATCTGAACACGGTGATTGATCCGGTGGCCCGGACCCTGGTCGAAAAGTTCAGGCATAATGGTATAACATTACAGGTTAATGATTTTTCATTAGATACCGGCATCCCCACCGTAGCGGCTTTGGCCTGGGATCCAGCCACCTTTCCAGAAAAGAGCGAGCTGGTCTACACCGCTGGCACTACCCCTGGAGCCGACAAGGCCCTGATCCGGGCACTGACCGAGGTGGCCCAGCTGGCTGGCGATTTCGAGTCTGGCTCCAATTACGTAGCCTCGGGGCTCCCCAAACCCCTCAGCCTGGAAGAAGTTGACTATCTCTTCACCCCAGAGCAAACCATCGGCATTGATGAGCTGCCCCAGGTCGATACAGATGATATGCTCCAGGAATTGCACAACTGCCTTGGAGCGCTGAAGAAGATCGACATGGAGGTCCTGATGGTCAATACCATGCATCCAGGTCTCCAGATCCCGACGGCCTACACCATCATCCCTGGGGCCCATTTCCGGG is from Candidatus Electrothrix sp. GW3-4 and encodes:
- a CDS encoding YcaO-like family protein; translation: MQKNTIRLHSCLKEYTYDQDKACTPEQTVARFHERLKATGLDILKEVKRIDTGRLDIPVFFSVCGKDALATIGTKKQMGKGSTPEQSRASACMELAERFSFFSFLKDPENFIIGDYPTMEEAGYPVLPLAALLQSVHDEERSPEELAQLLTGLPLRWTWARNISKDEDVLVPFSWFYAINEFNGPCAGNTIEEAVLQGISEVVERHVCAVVARKKLRTPTIDLNTVIDPVARTLVEKFRHNGITLQVNDFSLDTGIPTVAALAWDPATFPEKSELVYTAGTTPGADKALIRALTEVAQLAGDFESGSNYVASGLPKPLSLEEVDYLFTPEQTIGIDELPQVDTDDMLQELHNCLGALKKIDMEVLMVNTMHPGLQIPTAYTIIPGAHFRERAASGDAPLFAAKLAADLLGPEELEVKLAEMQQQLPDAYYLEFYRGRNFYDQGMVEPALNHFQQALAMQPNTEDQPYIYSYLGSCLRDLGRFEEAVPVLEEGLACDEERPDIHNILGVCHFKADRFAEAVRHFQRAVELNPVSAIDYANLALNQQRLGRNQEAITNYQIALGQDPGIAFAAENLALLLAADEHTDQ
- a CDS encoding response regulator, with the translated sequence MNAHEQLKILLVEDDQESMNFFVSCFQEEYNILCASSGEEALERFEQEDDISMVLSDQAMPGMTGVDLLTHIYQQNESVIRIIITGFLNTADIIAAINKGHIYQFIVKPWELVQMRMILSQASYTWRLRQENDQLHEQVIGKNTLLTRANERLHASKEALRNLSISLFTAREEEQRRIAMELHDELGQSLAALKMQTRIMENDFLTAGKKQQEKVKSWSAIIRDNISQIIEDVRLLSKNLSPVIIEDLGLDAALQHLIDNFTETYNISCSFHPAPLQNITSTNGKRIVYRLVQESLNNICNHAQATHIDFSIKVEKELFFITLKDNGQGFHVQEVLTRPQNRRGIGLTAMSERVKMLGGKLDIQSQKNQGTTIFFTIPFDFDKEEKA
- the tsaE gene encoding tRNA (adenosine(37)-N6)-threonylcarbamoyltransferase complex ATPase subunit type 1 TsaE, whose amino-acid sequence is MTATTQSFQHTLQDITATAALGKELGRIAQQGDVILLHGDLGVGKTTLTQFIAQGLEVPADQYVSSPSFALMHEYPGRLPLFHMDCYRLTGEEDIEGAGLADYIGGPGLTIIEWPDRLGSLRPQERLDLFLEAIDETTRTCVLQPHGAAWCSRIAALSNSSAEQR